A section of the Clostridia bacterium genome encodes:
- a CDS encoding LytTR family DNA-binding domain-containing protein encodes MPLRILIVDDNPGARALLRRCAREVEGVEVVGEAATGEEALLRVRETRPDVLFLDVDMPDVDGLAVARRLVEEYNDLYLVFVTAYPEHALEAFEVYAYDYIVKPIDESRVKRTLGRLREHLQPANAEFALGELVAAFRRSNQLLVRNGRELVFIDLDSIIFLAREGRKTVIYTKDGRYETGESLSEIEQRLNPHIFFRSHKSFIVNLNLIERLVPWANGSYLIKFRYTSYDAVLSRHQARALIERSRS; translated from the coding sequence CGAGGGCCCTTTTGCGCCGCTGTGCCCGCGAGGTGGAGGGTGTGGAGGTGGTAGGCGAGGCCGCCACCGGCGAAGAGGCCCTGCTCAGGGTCCGGGAGACCCGTCCGGATGTGCTTTTCCTGGATGTCGATATGCCGGATGTGGACGGTCTGGCCGTAGCCCGGCGGTTGGTGGAAGAATACAACGATCTCTATCTGGTATTTGTTACCGCTTACCCCGAACACGCTCTGGAAGCCTTCGAGGTGTACGCCTACGACTACATAGTAAAACCGATAGACGAGAGTCGGGTAAAAAGGACGCTCGGTCGCCTTCGGGAACACCTGCAACCTGCCAACGCCGAATTTGCCCTTGGTGAGTTGGTGGCCGCCTTCCGTCGCTCTAATCAATTGCTGGTAAGAAACGGCCGGGAGTTGGTGTTTATCGATCTGGATAGCATAATCTTTCTGGCGCGAGAGGGGCGCAAGACCGTAATCTATACTAAAGACGGTCGGTACGAGACCGGCGAATCCTTGAGCGAGATCGAGCAGAGATTGAACCCGCATATTTTCTTCCGGTCGCACAAGTCTTTCATAGTGAACCTTAACCTGATCGAAAGGCTGGTACCCTGGGCCAACGGATCTTACCTGATTAAGTTTCGTTATACCAGCTACGACGCGGTGCTGTCCCGGCACCAGGCCCGGGCTCTCATCGAGCGGAGCCGGAGCTGA